The Microbulbifer sp. YPW1 genome contains the following window.
CAACTGAAAGCGGCCGGGGAACTGTTCCAGTTGCGGGTACCGCGCCCCTATCTCAGCCGAATCCGTCCCGGCGACCCACAGGACCCGCTGCTGTTGCAAGTATTGCCCAGTGCGCGAGAACTGCAGCCCACTCCCGGGTTCAGCGACGACCCACTGCAGGAAGCTGCTGCCAACCCGGTACCCGGTGTGGTCCACAAATACCGCGGGCGCCTGCTGCTGATCACCGCCGGCCAGTGCGCCGTCAACTGCCGCTATTGCTTCCGCCGCGCCTTCCCCTACAGCGACAACCACCTGAACCGCAGCCAGTGGCAACAGGCGCTGGACTATATCCGCGGCCAGCAGGATCTTAGGGAAGTCATTCTCAGTGGCGGCGACCCGCTGGTGATGAGCGACAAACAGCTCGGCTGGCTCGCGGGCGAACTGGCAGCAATCCCCCACCTGGACAAACTGCGCATCCACACCCGCCTGCCGATTGTGGCACCGTCCCGGGTCAACCGGGAATTCCTCGACTGGTTTACCGGCAGTCACCTGAAACCGGTGCTGGTGCTGCACTGCAACCACGCCAACGAAATCGATGGGGCGGTGCGCAACGCCCTCGGCCAGCTCAGGGCAGCCGGGGTCACCCTGCTCAACCAGTCGGTACTGCTGAAAGGTGTCAACGACAGCGAGCAGGCCCTCGCGGACCTGTCCGAGACCCTGTTCGACGCCGGGGTACTGCCCTATTACCTGCACCAGCTCGACCGCGTGCAGGGCGCCGCCCACTTCGAGGTAAGCGATGCCCGCGCCCGTGCGCTGGTCGAGCAATTGCGCCAGCGACTGCCCGGGTATCTGGTGCCGAAACTGGTGCGCGAAATACCCGCAGAAAAATCCAAAACTCCGCTTTGAGGCGACCCGCCTGAATGGCCGGGAGCCAGCCCTAAAGAGCTAATACGCGCTAAGAACGCGAACTTTCTCGGATTTTATTGCAAAATAACCGACACTTTCGTCACCTATTTCAACCGGCACGTTTGTGCAAACTGCAGCGCCTCGTATACTGCAGGGAGTCAAACCCCGGTTATTGTGATGCAGGAAGCAGAAGAAAAAACAATCGGGCAGCAAGCCCGGTCCGGCAGTGAAGCCAAGCGGACACCCGCCAGTACTCAACCCCCATATCGCAGCCCCGCAGAGCCACTAGCGGACGGCCTTCGCTCACCCGGTGAAACGGATCGGCCGGCGTCGCCGACGAATGGCCCCGCATCGGCCAAAATCCTCGACCAGCTCTCCCCGGGCGCACGGGACCTGGATGCACTCACCTGCGGTTGCTACAACCACCGCCAGCTGAAACGCTGGCTGCAAAGCTACCTGAAACAAAACGCACCGGAGCAATCATTCCAGCGCAACGCGGGCACCCTGCGCAGCCTGCTGGCCGAAATCACCCGCTGGACCGCACCCGCCAGAATCCGCCTGGCCTCCCTTGAGGTCCTGCGGCCGGTAATCGCCAGCCACGCCAGCGAGTTATCCCTGTTGCAGCTCGCCCGGGATCGCAGCGGCAGTGTCGTGCAAACCCCGGATCAACGACGGGACCTGCTCACCGCCGTCATTCTCTACCAGCACCTCGCCCAGGCCTACAGCAGTATCTGTGTACAGCTCCTGTCCGAACCCCATACCCTGTTTTACCGCCGCCGCCTGGCGCGGGTACTGCACCGGGGTATCGACAGTTACCGGCGCCTGATCCAGATCAGCAGTCACTTTTATCTGGCGCCACCCAAGGGCAGCTGGGCACGCATACAGCGCCTGGTCGCCTTGGCAAGGGAACAAAAACTGGATCAGCGGCGGGTGCTGGACCCGCTGGCCGCCGACAGGCCCACGGCACAAAACAACGGCAGCGCGGCATCACTGACCTCACACCGCTGGGTAAAGCTCACCCAGCCCTATCTGCACAGCGCACTGTTCGCCAGTGCCAATCCACTGCAGCTTACCGTCGAGGAGCAACTGCAGTTGTGGTTGTGCTGTGCCCGCTGGGCCAACGGCGCGCGCCTGCTGGAGCGGGTCACCCCCTCCCTGAAAACACTACTCGCCAGCCTGCGCCTGGA
Protein-coding sequences here:
- the epmB gene encoding EF-P beta-lysylation protein EpmB, whose protein sequence is MIQHRQPTREITATEIATDSPQPSVERRWQEEMSDLVSDPQELLELLQLDQQQLPQLKAAGELFQLRVPRPYLSRIRPGDPQDPLLLQVLPSARELQPTPGFSDDPLQEAAANPVPGVVHKYRGRLLLITAGQCAVNCRYCFRRAFPYSDNHLNRSQWQQALDYIRGQQDLREVILSGGDPLVMSDKQLGWLAGELAAIPHLDKLRIHTRLPIVAPSRVNREFLDWFTGSHLKPVLVLHCNHANEIDGAVRNALGQLRAAGVTLLNQSVLLKGVNDSEQALADLSETLFDAGVLPYYLHQLDRVQGAAHFEVSDARARALVEQLRQRLPGYLVPKLVREIPAEKSKTPL